A region of Thermus caldifontis DNA encodes the following proteins:
- a CDS encoding nucleotidyltransferase domain-containing protein, whose amino-acid sequence MMRIFAFDPQARRKELEQAAARLAGRPEVLAVVLFGSLVRGEATAMSDADLFILLESSPLPFPERLVLYRPEGIRGVEAFPYTWEEAVRGLWEGHGLVHAALKEGLPLWEREGAWARLKSLASPSP is encoded by the coding sequence GTGATGCGGATTTTCGCCTTTGATCCCCAAGCCCGGCGCAAGGAGCTGGAACAGGCGGCGGCTAGGCTGGCTGGGCGGCCGGAGGTCCTGGCGGTGGTCCTCTTCGGCTCCTTGGTCCGGGGGGAGGCCACAGCCATGAGCGATGCGGACCTCTTTATCCTTTTGGAAAGCTCCCCCTTGCCCTTTCCCGAGCGCCTGGTCCTCTACCGGCCGGAGGGTATCCGGGGGGTGGAGGCTTTTCCCTACACCTGGGAGGAGGCGGTAAGGGGTCTTTGGGAGGGGCACGGCCTGGTGCATGCGGCCTTGAAGGAGGGCCTTCCCCTTTGGGAACGGGAGGGGGCTTGGGCCCGCCTGAAGAGCCTGGCATCCCCTTCCCCGTAA
- a CDS encoding HEPN domain-containing protein, which yields MNRARDWVEQARYNLRHAKGSLGLGDYAWACFASQQAAEAALKGLHLARGQVVWGHSIQDLLAGLPGGMEVPEELWEAAKILDKHYIPTRYPDAHPSGPAARAYTRGEAEEAIRSAEGILGFVEEVL from the coding sequence GTGAACCGGGCAAGGGACTGGGTGGAGCAGGCCAGGTACAACCTGCGCCACGCTAAGGGAAGCCTGGGCCTTGGGGACTACGCCTGGGCTTGCTTTGCCTCCCAGCAGGCTGCAGAAGCGGCGCTGAAAGGGCTACATCTCGCCCGAGGCCAAGTGGTTTGGGGACACTCTATCCAGGATCTCCTGGCCGGTTTGCCAGGGGGGATGGAGGTGCCGGAAGAGCTCTGGGAAGCGGCCAAGATTTTGGACAAGCATTACATCCCCACCCGGTATCCGGACGCCCACCCCTCAGGACCTGCCGCCAGAGCCTATACCCGTGGGGAGGCGGAGGAGGCCATCCGCTCGGCAGAGGGGATTCTAGGGTTTGTGGAGGAGGTGCTGTGA
- a CDS encoding sigma 54-interacting transcriptional regulator, which yields MKAKTLGELRGVYPWEKLKRTVKDEARENLKEKLRKGEPLFPGIHGYEDTVIPALVQAILAKQNFILLGTRGQAKSRILRSLVNLLDEEIPALATELRDNPLRPISPEGKRLLEEAGDEAPIVWIPREERYVEKLATPDTTVADLLGDMDPIKAARRGTGLADLESIHFGLLPRANRGIFAVNELADLAPKVQVALFNILEEGDVQIRGYPIRLPLDVWLVFTANPQDYTARGRIVTPLKDRIGSEIRTHYPKSLEEGLRISAQEAFVPEEVVLPEWIRLSVEAVAFAAREDRRVDQTAGVSQRLSISLLEAVAASAERRALREGTRPVARPLDLYAGLPAITGKLELEYEGELQGAEKVARDLVQRAFGLVLPRYRLKTETIVAYFEEGNLLTLPEGNLEEALRAMEEVPGLLEAAQVLAESQEAEVLLSAGEFILEGLVGRRKLSRGEMSYQAAERTRSYGN from the coding sequence GTGAAGGCCAAGACCCTAGGCGAGCTCCGGGGCGTCTATCCCTGGGAGAAACTCAAGCGCACCGTCAAGGACGAGGCCCGGGAAAACCTTAAGGAAAAGCTCCGAAAAGGCGAGCCGCTCTTCCCCGGCATCCACGGGTACGAGGACACCGTCATCCCCGCCTTGGTCCAGGCCATCCTGGCCAAGCAAAACTTCATCCTACTGGGCACCCGGGGCCAGGCCAAAAGCCGCATCCTGCGTTCCTTGGTGAACCTTCTGGACGAGGAGATCCCCGCCCTGGCCACCGAGCTCAGGGACAACCCCTTAAGGCCCATCTCCCCCGAAGGGAAAAGGCTCTTGGAGGAGGCGGGGGATGAGGCCCCCATCGTCTGGATCCCCCGGGAGGAGCGCTATGTGGAGAAGCTAGCCACCCCTGACACCACCGTGGCGGACCTGCTCGGGGACATGGACCCCATCAAGGCCGCGCGAAGGGGTACGGGCCTAGCCGACCTGGAGAGCATCCACTTTGGCCTCCTGCCCCGGGCGAACCGGGGTATCTTCGCCGTGAACGAGCTGGCTGACCTGGCTCCCAAGGTGCAGGTGGCCCTCTTCAATATCCTGGAAGAGGGGGATGTGCAGATCCGGGGCTACCCCATCCGCCTGCCCTTGGACGTGTGGCTGGTTTTCACCGCCAATCCCCAGGACTACACCGCCCGCGGCCGGATCGTGACGCCCCTAAAGGACCGGATCGGCAGCGAGATCCGCACCCACTATCCGAAGAGCCTCGAGGAGGGTCTCCGAATCAGCGCCCAGGAGGCCTTCGTGCCGGAGGAGGTGGTGCTCCCCGAGTGGATCCGCCTTTCCGTGGAAGCGGTGGCCTTCGCCGCCCGGGAGGACCGCCGGGTGGACCAGACCGCCGGGGTTTCCCAGCGCCTTTCCATCAGCCTTTTGGAGGCGGTGGCGGCCAGCGCCGAAAGACGGGCCCTGCGAGAGGGGACAAGGCCCGTGGCCCGACCCCTGGACCTCTACGCCGGGCTTCCCGCCATCACCGGGAAGCTGGAGCTGGAATACGAGGGGGAACTCCAAGGGGCGGAAAAGGTGGCCCGGGACCTGGTGCAAAGGGCCTTTGGCCTGGTTCTCCCCCGCTACCGCCTTAAGACCGAAACCATCGTGGCCTACTTTGAGGAGGGGAACCTCCTCACCCTCCCGGAGGGAAACCTGGAGGAGGCCCTAAGGGCCATGGAAGAGGTGCCAGGCCTCCTGGAGGCGGCCCAGGTCTTGGCGGAAAGCCAGGAGGCGGAGGTGCTCCTTTCCGCGGGGGAGTTCATCCTGGAAGGGCTCGTGGGCAGGAGGAAGCTCTCCCGGGGGGAGATGAGCTACCAGGCAGCGGAGAGGACGAGGAGCTATGGCAACTAG
- a CDS encoding nucleotidyltransferase domain-containing protein, whose amino-acid sequence MATSLEQDKEVVVATLAPYLRGKGVKLILYGSHARGEAGRGSDLDLALLGPLTLRELLPLLREALEEAPVLRRVDLVDLGEADPTFRERVLKEGIVWAEF is encoded by the coding sequence ATGGCAACTAGTCTGGAGCAGGACAAGGAGGTGGTGGTGGCCACGCTGGCCCCATACCTACGGGGCAAGGGGGTGAAGCTGATCCTCTATGGCTCCCACGCCCGAGGGGAGGCAGGGCGGGGTTCGGACCTTGACCTGGCCCTTCTGGGCCCCCTCACCCTCAGGGAACTCCTCCCCCTACTACGGGAGGCCCTGGAGGAAGCCCCGGTGCTTAGACGGGTGGACCTGGTGGACCTGGGGGAAGCAGACCCCACCTTCCGCGAAAGGGTTCTAAAGGAAGGGATAGTATGGGCCGAGTTTTAG
- a CDS encoding HI0074 family nucleotidyltransferase substrate-binding subunit produces MGRVLERLAVAKRALGTLEELAYREAPSPLERDAAIQRFEYTFEVFWKAIQAFLKEREGLEAPSPKRAFRLAHEVGLMGEEEARLSLSMADDRNLTVHTYNEALAQAIFARLGAYARLMGKVLGRMTDEGHPL; encoded by the coding sequence ATGGGCCGAGTTTTAGAACGCTTAGCGGTGGCCAAGAGGGCTCTTGGGACCTTAGAGGAGCTGGCATACCGAGAAGCACCAAGCCCGCTAGAGCGGGATGCCGCCATCCAGCGCTTTGAGTATACTTTTGAGGTCTTCTGGAAAGCTATCCAAGCTTTTCTGAAGGAGAGGGAAGGGTTGGAGGCCCCAAGCCCCAAACGGGCGTTCCGCCTGGCCCACGAGGTGGGCCTGATGGGGGAAGAAGAGGCCCGCTTGTCCCTATCCATGGCCGATGACCGCAACCTCACGGTGCACACCTACAACGAGGCTCTGGCCCAAGCCATCTTCGCCCGGCTGGGGGCGTACGCCCGGCTCATGGGCAAGGTTCTTGGGAGGATGACCGATGAGGGCCATCCGCTATAG
- a CDS encoding vWA domain-containing protein, protein MRAIRYSRYGGGLEDLSPEEILSLLEDFLLDSGFSDPFQRYDPDPNRTPTLEDLYDALLQALLKSELVPEDWIREARFAERKEETRLHQAITRMMERLREAGYIRLPGEDPTHPAQGGYKGEAGEARFELTEKASDFLGLKSLRELLGALGRNAPGLHPTPHHAPGVEKTGETKEFEWGDPLELNVPETLKKAMAKGISELSHEDLVMDLSEYTASMSTVVLLDCSHSMILYGEDRFTPAKKVALALAHLIRTQFPGDRVRFVLFHDTAEEIPLSRLPLAQVGPYHTNTKAGLELARTLLKKMGGEMRQVILITDGKPSAITLPSGEIYKNAWGLDPLILAETLKEATLARKEGIPIHTFMLAREPELLAFVKKLSQITRGKAYLTHPGNIGRYLLLDFLNKKVQRN, encoded by the coding sequence ATGAGGGCCATCCGCTATAGCCGCTACGGGGGAGGCCTGGAAGACCTCTCCCCCGAAGAGATCCTGAGCCTCCTGGAGGATTTCCTTCTGGACTCGGGCTTTTCCGACCCCTTCCAGCGCTACGACCCCGACCCCAACCGGACCCCCACCCTCGAGGACCTTTACGACGCCCTCCTGCAAGCCCTCCTCAAAAGCGAGCTGGTGCCAGAAGACTGGATTAGAGAGGCCCGCTTCGCCGAGCGGAAGGAAGAAACCCGCCTACACCAGGCCATCACCCGCATGATGGAAAGGCTTCGGGAAGCCGGGTACATCCGCCTTCCCGGGGAAGACCCCACACACCCCGCCCAGGGTGGGTACAAGGGCGAGGCGGGTGAGGCCCGCTTTGAGCTCACGGAAAAGGCCTCGGATTTCCTGGGCCTGAAAAGCCTCCGAGAGCTCCTGGGAGCCCTGGGCCGGAATGCCCCAGGCCTCCACCCCACCCCCCACCACGCCCCGGGGGTGGAGAAGACGGGGGAAACCAAGGAGTTTGAATGGGGGGACCCCTTGGAGCTCAACGTACCCGAGACCCTCAAAAAGGCCATGGCCAAGGGGATTTCGGAACTCTCCCACGAGGACCTGGTCATGGACCTCTCCGAGTATACCGCCAGCATGAGCACCGTGGTCCTCCTAGACTGTTCCCACTCCATGATCCTCTATGGGGAGGACCGCTTCACCCCCGCCAAAAAGGTGGCCCTGGCCCTGGCCCATCTGATCCGCACCCAGTTCCCCGGGGACCGGGTGCGCTTCGTCCTCTTCCACGACACCGCCGAGGAAATCCCCCTCTCCCGCCTTCCCTTAGCCCAGGTGGGCCCCTACCACACCAACACCAAGGCGGGGCTGGAGCTGGCTAGGACCCTCCTGAAGAAGATGGGCGGGGAGATGCGGCAGGTGATCCTCATCACCGACGGCAAGCCCTCGGCCATCACCCTGCCCAGCGGGGAGATCTACAAAAACGCCTGGGGCCTGGACCCCTTGATCCTGGCGGAAACCCTAAAGGAAGCCACCCTGGCCCGTAAGGAGGGTATCCCCATCCACACCTTCATGCTGGCCCGGGAGCCCGAACTCCTGGCCTTCGTGAAGAAGCTTTCCCAGATCACCCGGGGCAAGGCCTACCTCACCCACCCCGGCAACATCGGTAGGTACCTCCTCCTGGACTTCTTGAACAAGAAGGTGCAGAGGAACTGA